The Phycisphaerales bacterium AB-hyl4 genome has a window encoding:
- a CDS encoding SDR family NAD(P)-dependent oxidoreductase, whose amino-acid sequence MAINLTGQVAMISGGLGDIGRATGEALAEAGAAVAVSDMADQPKGEAWCDSMATLGRRCRYDRVDVTDSQAVHRWVDRVEQALGPPTLAVVNAAVVEPADSLTIDSASWGRQLAVNLDGAFYMAQAAAKRLVAAKRPGGIVFVGSWAAHRPHPDIVAYSVAKAGLRMLMQCMALELAPHGIRVNEIAPGYVDAGLSGRLFKQEPAKRQRAVRQTPTGQLIDATEVARQIVWLCDSANRHLTGHALVMDGGLSLVSSATGNTATKPETQE is encoded by the coding sequence ATGGCGATCAATCTGACAGGCCAGGTGGCAATGATCAGCGGCGGGCTTGGTGACATCGGCCGAGCCACCGGCGAAGCGCTGGCCGAGGCGGGCGCGGCCGTGGCCGTGTCGGACATGGCCGATCAGCCTAAGGGCGAAGCGTGGTGTGATTCGATGGCGACGCTCGGACGGCGATGCCGCTACGACCGCGTCGACGTCACCGATTCGCAGGCGGTGCACCGGTGGGTCGACCGGGTAGAGCAGGCGCTGGGGCCGCCGACGCTGGCCGTGGTGAACGCGGCGGTGGTCGAGCCGGCCGATAGTTTGACGATCGATTCGGCGTCATGGGGACGACAGTTGGCGGTCAACCTCGACGGCGCGTTTTACATGGCACAGGCGGCGGCGAAGCGTCTGGTCGCGGCAAAGCGGCCTGGCGGAATCGTGTTCGTCGGCTCGTGGGCGGCACACCGGCCGCACCCGGATATCGTCGCCTACAGCGTGGCGAAGGCCGGGCTGCGCATGCTCATGCAGTGCATGGCGCTCGAACTCGCTCCGCACGGCATTCGCGTCAACGAGATCGCACCGGGCTACGTTGATGCCGGCCTCAGCGGCCGCCTCTTCAAACAGGAGCCGGCGAAACGCCAACGTGCTGTCCGGCAGACGCCCACCGGGCAGCTTATCGACGCGACCGAGGTTGCCCGGCAGATCGTGTGGTTGTGTGACTCGGCAAACCGACACCTGACTGGCCATGCGCTTGTGATGGATGGCGGTCTTTCGCTGGTCTCCTCCGCAACCGGCAATACGGCGACGAAGCCAGAAACACAAGAATGA
- the dgoD gene encoding galactonate dehydratase, whose product MKITAIETHVCHARMRNWIFVKVLTDQPGLWGWGEATLEWHTRAVVGAIEDISHLLVGEDPRRVEHLWQMMYRQHFWHGNGIVRGTAISGIDLSLWDIVGKALGVPCHQLWGGPVRDYVRLYCHLGGGRMEDFYETAPDDAKRFADLARQAVADGFTAFKSMAVPETMPLEGLKPVRYAEACVAAMREAVGDGIDIMVDCHARPSPAMGMRFARAMEPYGLYFFEEPCWPESIDSIADIQRAVGTPIATGERLISQHAFRELLEKRACRVLQPDITHCGGLSEARRIAAMAEAYRVALAPHNPQGPVSTAASLELGFATPSYIICESVHGDVPWRADVVSEGFTVEKEGRLVRPSSRPGLGVEIDEAEVKKHPFEQEVLQRTFYPDGSVGDW is encoded by the coding sequence TTGAAGATCACCGCCATTGAAACACACGTCTGCCATGCGCGGATGCGCAACTGGATCTTTGTGAAGGTGCTCACCGACCAGCCGGGCCTGTGGGGCTGGGGCGAAGCGACGCTGGAGTGGCACACGCGTGCGGTGGTGGGCGCGATCGAAGATATCAGCCATTTGCTCGTCGGCGAAGACCCGAGGCGTGTCGAGCACCTCTGGCAGATGATGTACCGCCAGCACTTCTGGCACGGCAACGGCATCGTTCGTGGCACGGCCATCAGTGGCATCGACCTGTCGCTGTGGGACATCGTCGGCAAGGCGCTGGGCGTGCCCTGTCATCAGCTCTGGGGCGGGCCGGTGCGCGATTACGTTCGGCTGTATTGCCACCTCGGCGGCGGCCGGATGGAAGACTTTTACGAGACAGCGCCGGACGATGCGAAGCGGTTTGCTGACCTTGCGCGGCAGGCAGTGGCGGACGGGTTCACTGCGTTCAAGAGCATGGCGGTGCCGGAGACGATGCCGCTGGAAGGTTTGAAGCCGGTGCGTTACGCCGAGGCGTGCGTGGCGGCGATGCGCGAGGCGGTAGGCGATGGCATTGACATCATGGTGGATTGTCATGCCCGGCCGTCGCCGGCGATGGGCATGCGCTTTGCGCGGGCGATGGAGCCCTATGGCTTGTACTTTTTCGAAGAGCCCTGCTGGCCGGAGTCGATTGACAGCATAGCCGACATTCAGCGGGCCGTCGGTACACCGATCGCCACGGGTGAACGACTGATCAGCCAGCATGCGTTTCGCGAGCTGTTGGAGAAGCGAGCCTGTCGCGTGCTTCAGCCGGACATTACACATTGCGGCGGCTTGAGCGAGGCGCGGCGCATCGCCGCGATGGCCGAGGCGTACCGCGTGGCGCTCGCCCCGCACAACCCGCAGGGCCCGGTGAGCACGGCCGCAAGCCTGGAACTAGGTTTCGCCACGCCGTCGTACATCATCTGCGAATCGGTGCATGGGGATGTGCCGTGGCGGGCGGACGTGGTCAGCGAAGGTTTTACGGTTGAAAAGGAGGGCCGACTCGTTCGGCCGAGCTCGCGGCCGGGTCTTGGTGTGGAGATTGATGAAGCTGAGGTGAAGAAGCATCCGTTTGAGCAGGAAGTATTGCAGCGGACGTTCTACCCCGACGGCAGCGTGGGAGACTGGTAA